From SAR324 cluster bacterium:
CCTAGCTGTGCGGCTTCGAGTGGGGTCAAACGATGATGGACATCGTGAAGGAAGTGTGGCTCTGGCCCATAGACCTCTCTCAACTTTTCAAACAGCTTTGGAACAAAATCTAGATACTTGGATGTAGACCAGAAATTTTCGGTGGGTAAGTCATTGTCGGCCGGTTCATAAAACATTCGATCCTTCGAGACCCCGTATGTGCTGCCCAGTCCTGGAATACCCGATTGTGCCCGGATGGCCTTGTATCCCATCTCGCGGTAACGACCCACTTCATCAATGGTAGAGGAGAGATCTGCACCGTTGGCATGCCCGTATACCAAAACACCTGTTCGGCTTCTACCTCCCAGCAATTGATAAATCGGCAGATTGGCAATTTTGCCTTTCAGATCCCAAAGGGCGGTATCCACGGCTGCAATTGCCGTCATCGTTACAGGTCCTCGACGCCAATAGGCTCCTCGATAGAGATATTGCCAAATATCCTCAATCTGCTGGGGATCACGTCCGATTAGGCAAGGAGCCACATGGTCTTGAAGGTACGATACTACTGCCAGTTCCCTTCCGTTTAAGGTGGCATCTCCAAGACCATAAATTCCTTCATCTGTGACAATTTTGAGTGTCACAAAGTTCCGCCCTGGACAGGTCACAATCACACGGGCTTCTGTAATTTTCATGCTCGTCTCCTTGGTTTAAGAAAGATACAAATTCATCTTAATCAGTGGTTTTTGATTGACTTTAAGTCAATCACTAATATATCAGAGACACGTTTTTCTGCATGCATAAAAGCATGCAGAATTCGTAATCATGAATCTAGGGAGGCTCAAACCATCAATCCTCCCTGCCATCTCTGAAGGAGAATTCTCATGAAAAATTGGTTGAAGATCTCAGTGACGACGGTCGTCGCCCTAGGTTTGAGCAGTGCCACCCTACTCGCACAAACTACACTGAAGTGGGCTCATGTTTATGAGACTTCAGAGCCCTACCACACCTGGTCTGTTTAGGCTGGGGAGCAAATTGAGAAGCAGACCAACGGTAAGTACAAGGTTGAAGTCTATCCCGCTTCATCTCTTGGTAAAGAAACCGACATCAACCAGGGAATGCAGCTAGGGACCGTGGATATGATTATCTCTGGTCTATCATTTGCCGCCAGAAGTGTCCCAGGAATTGGTGTAGGATACTACCCTTTCACTTTCCATGATGGGAAACACCTACTGGCCTAATCAAAGAGTGATGGTTTTGCTGAGTTGGCTGGAATGTATGAAAAGAAAACGGGAATCCACATCACAGCGATGACCTACTACGGTGCACGCCACACCACTTCAAACTGACAGTTCAGTGACTGTGCAGGAATGAAGAATTTGAAGATTCGAGTACCTGATGTTCCTGCCTACATGGCCATGCCGAAGGCCTGTGGCGCCAATCCAACCCCAATTGCCTTCTCTGAGGTATACTTAGCACTGCAAAGTGGAACGGTAGAGGCCCAGGAGAATCCACTTCCTACCATTGATGCCAAGAAGTTCCACGAGGTTCAAAAGCATATCATGCTGACTGGTCATATCGTTGATGCAGTGGCAACACAGGTGACCCCTCATATTTGGAACAACCTGAGTGCAGCTGAGAAGACACTCTTCACAAATATCACTCGTGAGGCAGCTCAGAAAGCTAGCCAAGAAATCATGGACCGGGAAGCCAAGTTGGCAGCAGTCTTTCGAGAGCGAGGTTTGACCGTTACTGACGTAGATCGAGATAGCTTCCAAAAGGCTGTTCTGAAGGCAGTACCCATTGCTTCAATGGGCTACGACAAATCTGATTGGGATAAAATTCAGGCAATTCGCTGATTCCCATGTCATCTAGTGAAAAACTGTCCACATTGGACAATTCTGAACATTCAGGACAATTTCACGCCACCGATGAGCCAGTCGACCTGAGTGTTTACCAGTGGGAAGACTGGTTGACCTTTGTGGTGTTTTGGTTATTGGCCATTACGGTCTTTTACCAATTCTTTACTCGCTACGTCTTGTCAGACTCAGCAGGATGGACGGAAGAAATCGCTCGTTATCTGCTGATCGGGGTGACCTTTTTAGGTGCGTCGATGGCAGTCCGTCACAACACTCACATTCACGTAGAATTCATTTATCGTCTTGTTCCCCCAAAAGTTGGACGCTCACTTTCCACTTTCGTAGATCTTGTACGAATTGCCTTTCTAGCTTACACAAGTTGGGTTTCGTACACCCTTGTGCCGAGAATGCACAACCTCAACATGACGGTAATTGACTTTCCTATGAGCTACGTCTACGGATTCGTCACTTTTGGTTTTGTAATGATGACTTTTCGCTCCGTTCAGGTGGCAATTCGTCATCAGCGACAGGGCTGGAGTTCTTTGGAACGTCCCGGAGAAATTGAGAACTAA
This genomic window contains:
- a CDS encoding D-galactonate dehydratase family protein, with the translated sequence MKITEARVIVTCPGRNFVTLKIVTDEGIYGLGDATLNGRELAVVSYLQDHVAPCLIGRDPQQIEDIWQYLYRGAYWRRGPVTMTAIAAVDTALWDLKGKIANLPIYQLLGGRSRTGVLVYGHANGADLSSTIDEVGRYREMGYKAIRAQSGIPGLGSTYGVSKDRMFYEPADNDLPTENFWSTSKYLDFVPKLFEKLREVYGPEPHFLHDVHHRLTPLEAAQLGKMLEPYRMFWLEDTVPAENQEGFRLIRQHTTTPLAVGEVFNTIWDCKTLLQEQLIDYIRTTVVHAGGITHLRRIADLAGLHHVRTGSHGATDLSPVCMGAALHFDTWVPNFGIQEYMRHTEETDAVFPHDYRFDDGFLFCGESPGHGVDIDEALAEKYPYQRAFLPVNRLEDGTMWNW
- a CDS encoding TRAP transporter small permease encodes the protein MSSSEKLSTLDNSEHSGQFHATDEPVDLSVYQWEDWLTFVVFWLLAITVFYQFFTRYVLSDSAGWTEEIARYLLIGVTFLGASMAVRHNTHIHVEFIYRLVPPKVGRSLSTFVDLVRIAFLAYTSWVSYTLVPRMHNLNMTVIDFPMSYVYGFVTFGFVMMTFRSVQVAIRHQRQGWSSLERPGEIEN